CCGCCCTCTCCTAGCCGGACAGGGGTACTGGAGTACGTCCCTGCGGCCGTGGACGCGAGTGCGATGCGGTCGACGCGTTCGTGCGTGGACGCCGGGGCGTTGCTACCGTGTTTCGCATGACCGACAGAGAGACGGCCGCGCCAACCGGCTGCACTGGGACCAGACCCGCAAGTCGACCCCCGTCCCCTACATCGGCCACCTCCTCGGCGTCGCCTCCCTGGTCGTCGAGAACGGCGGCACCGAGGACGAGGTGATCGCCGCGCTGCTCCACGACGCCGTCGAGGACCAGGGTGGCGCGGAGACGCTGGCAACCATCCGCCGGCGCTTCGGGGACGCCGTCGCGGACATCGTCGACGCCTGCTCCGACACCGACCAGCATCCGAAGCCGCCCTGGCACCAGCGCAAGCAGGACTACATCGACCATCTGAGGACCGCGCCGGAGGGCGTGCTGCGGGTCAGCGCCGCCGACAAGCTGCACAACGCCCGCGCAATCCTCTCCGATCTCCGCCAGGTGGGCGAGGCCGTCTTCGGCCGCTTCTCCGTGCCGATGGGTGGAACCCTCGCGTACTACTGCCTCCTCGACGACATCTATCGACAGCGTCTCGGCGGCAGCCTCGCCGGCGACCTCCATCAGGTCGTGGAGGAGCTGCTGCACGCCACCGGCTCGGAGCGGTACACGGCGCTCCCCGTGTACATCCCGCTCGGCGTGAGCTGACCGATGGCCGCTGCCCCGGCCCCACCGCCGGGCGCGCTGGTGAGCCCCGACGGGCGGTACTGGTGGGACGGGAACGTCTGGGCGCCGGTGGTGGCCGCCGCGCCCCCGGAACCGCCGCCGCACCAGCCGGGCTTCTGGGAGCGGCACCGGCTGCACGTCGCCGAGAAGCGATACGAGGCGCAGCGGGCCGAATGGCAGGGGCACGTCGACGGGCTCGAGGAGTACCTGCGGCTCATCCGGGGCTTCGCCGGCGACGGCGCCGCCGGGGGACTGGTCCTGAAGCGGGGCGAGACGATCTTCGGCCGCGTCGAGGGTGCGTCCCTGGTCGAGACGCGGGTGCAGGGCGGCCACTGGGCGAGCGCGTCCTCCGGCTTCTCGCTTCCCGTCGGATCGATCGGCGGCCGGTCCATCCGCTACCACGTCGGCAGGAGCCGCGGGCACTACGTCCAGGGGTCGCCGGTGCCGACCGCCATCGACCGGGGAACGATGGCGATCACCTCGCAGCGGGTTGTGTTCGTCGGGGCCCGGCAGACCCGTGAGTGCGCGTTCGCCAAGCTCGTCGGCTACCGCCACGACGGTGGGGAGCTGACCCTCTCGGTGACCAACCGGCAGAACCCCACGACGATCCACTACGGACCGGAGCTCGACGCCTGGTTCGTGGAGCGGTTCGAGCTGGCGCTGGCGCACTTCCGCGGCACCGTCGCGCAGCTGGACTCCCAGGTGGCCGGACTGCTCGTCGAAGCCGCGAGCCATCGACCCGAGCCGCCCGCCGGGGGCGCCGTCTAGGCTCAGCCCCCCGTCGCGGTGACGGTCTGCAGCCCCACCCAGCTGCCGCCGGTGGCGTGGTAGACGGTCCGGGTGTAGATCGCGTTGAAGGCGTTCGCCGACGGCAGGTTGGTGGCATCGGGCGCGCTCGACGCGAAGGCCTTGTTGTGGGCGCCATCGCGAGCAGTACGTCGAGTTCGCGCTGCGGCTCGCCGACAGCTACGTGGTCCTCGACGCCGGCGCCGTGGTCGCCGCGGGAGAGACCGCCGCCCTCGACGAGGCGGAGGTGCGCCGGCTGCTCGCGGCGGTCTCCGCCGGCGGCTGATCAGATGCAGCCGGGGAACACCCGGCAGCCGGGGCCGCCGGCGCATCCCGGGATGTCGGGTCGCTCGAGGGCATCGATCAGCGCGAGCAGGTCGTCGTGCACCCGCGAGAGCAGCTCCGCGGTCGACGGATCGATGCCACTCCCCGCCGACGCCAGCCGGTCGACGTCGTGGAGCACCGCGCGGGTCTCGCTCGACAGCAGCGACACCTGGACCGGATCAACCCCGATCATCGCCACCCACCTCCCAGAACGGCCCCGCGGGCGGGCACCCCTGGCCCGCGCTGCCGTCGCGACGCTCGAGAAGAAGCATGTCGCGCCAGCGACCCCGATGCTCGGCGATGCGCTCGCGCACTCCCACGACACGAAATCCGTGGGCGCGGTGGAGCGCGATGCTGGCGACGTTCTCGGGGAAGATCCCCGCCTGCAGTGTCCAGAGACCGGCGGCGGTGCTGGAGTCGATGGCCGCGGCGAGCAGGGCCGAGCCGATGCCGACGCAGCGCACCCCGGGATGGACGTAGATCGACTCCTCGGCGACGCCCGCGTACACCTCGCGGCAGGAGACCGGGGACAGCGCCACCCAGCCGAGCACCATCCCGGTGCGGCGGTTGACCGCGACGAAACGGTGCTCGGCGAGGTGGGCGGCGTCGAACCGGTCCCATTCCGGCGCGACCGTCTCGAAGCTGGCGTTGTCGGTGTCGAGGCCGGCCTGGTGGATGGCCAGCACCTGCTCGGCATCGCTGTCGCTCATCCGTGCGATCGCCACGTCGGCGAGGTCGGGGGTCCAGCGCGGCAGCGGCGCCGATGGCCACACCACCACCGCCGGCGGTGGAGGCCAGGTCAGCCCGGTGGTGCGAGCCCAGCGTCCCGCCACCACCGCCGCCAGCGAGAGGACCGGCGTTGGCGGCGGCTCGTCGAGCACCTCGACGGTCAGCATCTCTCGGGTCTCCTTCGTGCGGCGGGATGTCACCGCCGGCTCCGACTCGAGGATGCTCCCGCGACCCTCAACGAAGCCTCAACAACCTCGGCCGGGCGTTCAGGCGCCCCGCCGCGGCCGCCTGGGCCTCGTACTCCTTGGCGAGGATGTGGATGTCGACGTCCGACAGCATCCGGACCAGCCGGTGGAGGGTGTTCCGGGTCCAGTGCCCGTCGCCGCGGCCGCGGGTGAGCAGGATCTCGGTGGCCAGGGTCTCGCGCGCGTAGGCGGCGATCGCCGCCGCCGCCGAGCGCCCGTACAGGGTGATGAACTCACCGCCGAGCTGGTGGGTGAGGCTGGCGTACTCGCCGAGCAGCTCCTTCTCCGGCAGCGAGCGCCGGCGGGTGCGCACCGTGACCACCCGCATCGCCGCGTCGAGGCTGTCGGCGAGCCGCGCCGCGCGGCGGATCAGGCTCTCCATGTGCGGCCGCGGCGGCACGCACACCATCACCCGCGAGCGTGCCTCCCAGGGCCGGACGATGTGACGCTCGTGCATGTACTCGAGCAGCTGGCGGTCGGTGTGCTCGGCGATCAGCCGGAAGGTGGCGTCGCGCAGGGCGGCGAGCACCTCAGGCCGGAACTCGCCCTGCAGCGCCCGCGCCGCCTCCGCCGGGGGCACGATCTCGCCGCGGCGCAGCCGCTCGTCGAGGAGGGACGGGGTGACGTCGACCAGCTCGACCTCACCGGCGAGGGCCAGCACCCCGTCGTCGACGCGCGGGCCCGGCGGCATGTCACCGAGGATCGACCCCATCACCCGCGCCATGCTCTGGAGGTCGGCGAGGTGGAGAGTCGCAATCACCGTGATCCCGGCGTCGAGGATGCGCGGCAGCGCCTCGGGACGCGGCCGTCCGTCGACGTCGACGCCGGCGAGGTCGTCGACGAGCGCCACCTCCGGGTTGCGGGCG
The nucleotide sequence above comes from Candidatus Dormiibacterota bacterium. Encoded proteins:
- a CDS encoding GNAT family N-acetyltransferase yields the protein MLTVEVLDEPPPTPVLSLAAVVAGRWARTTGLTWPPPPAVVVWPSAPLPRWTPDLADVAIARMSDSDAEQVLAIHQAGLDTDNASFETVAPEWDRFDAAHLAEHRFVAVNRRTGMVLGWVALSPVSCREVYAGVAEESIYVHPGVRCVGIGSALLAAAIDSSTAAGLWTLQAGIFPENVASIALHRAHGFRVVGVRERIAEHRGRWRDMLLLERRDGSAGQGCPPAGPFWEVGGDDRG
- a CDS encoding HD domain-containing protein; this encodes MRCGRRVRAWTPGRCYRVSHDRQRDGRANRLHWDQTRKSTPVPYIGHLLGVASLVVENGGTEDEVIAALLHDAVEDQGGAETLATIRRRFGDAVADIVDACSDTDQHPKPPWHQRKQDYIDHLRTAPEGVLRVSAADKLHNARAILSDLRQVGEAVFGRFSVPMGGTLAYYCLLDDIYRQRLGGSLAGDLHQVVEELLHATGSERYTALPVYIPLGVS